The Streptomyces pratensis genomic interval GGGGCGGTCGCCGCGCCGGTACCGCAGCCACGGTCACCCGAAGCGGAGCACGAAGGCCGCACGGACCTGCCGTTCCCGCTCACGGCGGTGCAGCAGGCATACCTGATCGGCCGTTCGGAGCACCAGCCGCTCGGCGGCGTCAGCTGCCACGCCTACCTGGAGTTCGACGCGGAGGGGGTGGAACCCCGGCGTCTGGAGCGGGCCGTACGGGCGCTGATCGAACGGCACCCCATGCTGCGCGTGTCGTTCGCCGACGACGCGACCCAGCGCGTCATGCCGGAATCGCCGTGGCCAGGCGTGACGCTGCACGAGTTCCGCGAGCTGTCGCGCGACGAGGCGGCGGCGGCGGTGACGGCTGTCCGTGACCGGCTGTCGCACCGTCGGCTGGACGTCGGCAGGGGCGAGGTCATCGACGTACAGCTGAGCCGGCTCCCCGGCGCGGTGGACCGGCTCCACTTCAACGTCGATCTCCTGGCCGCCGACCTGGCCAGCATCCGTGTGCTGCTCGCCGATCTGGCCGCCCTGTACGAGGACCCCGACGCCCTCGAGGAGATCACCTGCACGTTCGGCGGGTACGTCGCCGAGCAGGAAGCGGTCCGGGGCCAGGAACGTGAGAGGGCCCGGGCCTACTGGCAGGAGCGGCTGCCGTCGCTGCCGGGAGGCCCGAAGCTGCCGTTGGCGGTGGACCCCGAGGCGGTCTCCGTACCGAGGTTCGTCCGCCGCTCCCGCGGACTCACGACGGAGGAATGGCGCCTGATGGAGAGGCGGGCGGGTGAGGCGGGCCTGACACCCTCGGTGGTGCTGGCCACGGCGTTCGCCATGGTGCTCGGCCGGTGGAGCGGGGACGAACGCTTCCTGCTCAACCTCCCGCTGTTCGACCGTGACCTCGACGCACACGCCCAGATCAACCAGGTCGTGGCCGACTTCACGGGGCTGGTACTGGTCGAGATCGACCTGTCCGGCGGCAGCTTCGCCGACTGCGCCCGTGCCGTGCGGAAGCGGATGCACGAAGGCATCGCCAACTCCGCGTACTCCGGCGTCGAGGTACTGCGGGACTTCGTCCGCGCGGATCTCGACGCGCCCCGCACGGCGCCGGTCGTGTTCGCCTGCGACCTGTCGGCACCGCTGGTGCCGGACGAGTTCCACGCCCGCTTCGGCGAGGCGACGTGGATGATCTCCCAGACCCCGCAGATCTGGCTCGACCACCAGGTCTACCGCACCCGCGACGGCGGGGTGCTGCTGGTGTGGGACGCCGTCGAGGAACTCTTCCCGGCCGGTGTGCTGGACGTGATGATGTCGGCCTACGAGGCGCTGGTCCATGGCCTGCTCGCCGGCGGGTGGGAGGGCGCGCTGCCGGACATACCCCTGCCCGTGGCACAGCGGCGGCAGCGTGAGGCCGTCAACGCGGAAACCCGCACGATGACGCGGAACCTTCTGCACACGGCGTTCTTCGAGCATGCCGACGCGAGGTCCGGGCAGCCCGCCCTGCTGTGGGGTGAGGAGGGCGCGACGGCACACGACGAACTGGCGCGGCGCGCCCTGCGCATCGCCGGCGCACTGGCGCGCCGAGGTGTCGGCCCCGGCTCGTGCGTCGCCGTCACCGCCCCGAAGGGCGCCGATCAGATCGCGGCCGTGCTCGGGGTCCTCGCCGCGGGCGCCGCGTACGTACCGATCGGTGTCGACCAGCCGGCCGAGCGGCGCGCCCGCATCCTCGGACTCAGCGGAGCCCGGGTGGTGCTCGCCGGCGGCGATGCCCCGGAACCGGCGGGCGCCGGTGCCGAGGTGCTGACGATCGGCGAGGCGCTGCTCGCCCCTCCTCTGGGCGCTCCGGTGTCCGTCGATCCCGACGACACCGCCTACGTGATCTTCACCTCGGGTTCCACGGGCCTCCCGAAGGGGGTCGAAGTCAGCCACCGGGCCGCGGTGAACACCGTCGAGGACATCAACGAGCGGTTCGGTATCGGGGCCGGCGACCGGGTACTGGCGGTGTCCGCCCTGGATTTCGACCTCTCGGTGTGGGACGTCTTCGGGCTCCTCGCGGCCGGCGGCTCCGCCGTCCTGGTGCCGGAGTCCGGACGGCGCGATGCCGCCGAGTGGCTGGCGCTGTGCCACCGGCATTCGGTGACGGTCTGGAACACCGTCCCGGCCCTGCTCGACATGGTGCTGACGGCGGCCGACGGGGAACCCCTCCCCGGCACATTGCGCCTGGCCCTGCTGTCAGGCGACTGGATCGGACTCGACCTGCCCGGCCGGCTCGCCCGGTCGAGCGGCCGATGCCGGCTGACCGCACTCGGCGGTGCCACGGAAGCCGCGATCTGGTCGAACGCCTACGAGGTCACGGCGGTACCGGACGGGTGGCCGTCGATCCCCTACGGAAGGCCCTTGCGGAACCAGAAGTTCCGTGTGGTGGACGGCCGTGGCCGGGACTGTCCCGACTGGGTGGCCGGTGAGCTCTGGATCGGCGGTGCCGGTGTCGCGCTCGGCTACCGGGGTGATCCCGGGCTGACCGCGGAACGCTTCCCCGAGCAGGACGGCGAGCGCTGGTACCGCACGGGCGATCTCGGGCGCTACCGGCCGGACGGCAACCTGGAGTTCCTCGGACGGCTCGATCACCAGGTGAAAATCAACGGCTTCCGGGTCGAGCTGGGGGAGATCGAGACCTGCCTGCAGGCGCACCCCTCGGTGGCGCAGGCCGTGGCCGTACCCCTCACCGAAGGGCGCCGGGAACTGGTCGCCGCCGTGGTCGAGCGCCCACCGGCTGCGGCCGGGGCCCCGGCCGCCACGGTCCCGGCCGGAGGCGGACGGCGGGGGAGCGCGTTCCTCCCGCCGGTGACAGCTGCCCCGGCGGAGTCCGATCCGCATCCGCATGAGCACCGGCTGGTGGAGGTGCTGCTGGCGGGTGTCGTCGCACCGCTGATCGGTGACGACGGCGACGGGGCGCGGTACTCGTCCGTCTGCACCGTGCAACGCCCGGTGGTGGACCTGTGGCTCGAGTACCTCGCGCAACGCTCCGTGCTGGTACGCCGCGCCGACGCGGCGTACCGGCACGGTCCCAGATGGGCGGAGGTCACGGATCCGGCCTGGATCGAGCAGGTGCGCGAAGCCGCCCGGGACACGTGTCTCGACGCGGTCGCGACCTCTCTGGAATGGGCCGGTCCGCTCTTCGGGGCCATCGCTTCCGGTGACGCCGACGCCACCGCGCTGCTGGACGACCCGGTGCTGGCGCCCGAGGCTCTGAACGATCTGATGCCGGGCACGGCCGATTGCCTCGGGGCCGTCGCGGACGACCTGCGGCAACGCGCGGGCGACGCCGCCCCGCCGGCCGTGGCGGAATGGGATGCCGCCGGCGGGCGCGGCACCGTGCGGCTGCTCGACGCACTCGCTCCGGGCTCGGTCGGGTACACACTGCTCGGTTCCTCGCCGCCTGCGCTGGACAGGGCCGGGAAGCTGCTGAACGAGCGGGGGCACCACACGCGCACCGCGGTGCAGGGCGCCGGCGCGATAACCGGGCAGCACGTCCACGCCTTCGACGCCGTCGTGGCGAACAACGTGGCGCACCGCATGCCGGACCCGGAGGTGGCTGTCGCCACCATGGCGCTGCTGCTCGCGCCGGGCGGACGCCTCTACCTGCTCGAACGAGAACACCCCACCCCGCTCGCGCTGCTGACCGCGCTGCCGTTGGAGGCGCGCGCCGGGAGGTTCGAGGAGGGGCGGCAGGATTCCGCCTGGCTGTACGGGCGTGACCGGTGGTCACGGGCCTGCACCGAGGCAGGACTGAGCGACGTCCGGGTGCTGCGCGCCGGGGACACCGGCGAGGTCCTGCTGGTCGCGGACCGGCCAGGGACGGCCCTCGGCGCCGACGGGGACGAGTTGCGCCGATGGGCGGCGGAACGGCTGCCCGAACACATGGTTCCCGCCCGCTTCGCCGTGCTGCCGGCGCTGCCGCTCAGCGGCAACGGCAAGGTCGACCGGCGACGGATACGGGCCGTTCTCGAACAGTCCGCCGACCGGCTACGAGAGGTGGGCGATCCGCCGCGGGGCGCCACCGAGACGTTCGTCGCCGAGCGGTGGACGAAGCTGCTCGCCCTGGACTCGGTGGGCCGGGACGAGAACTTCTTCAGGCTCGGCGGGGACAGCCTGCTCGCGACGCGCTTCGTCACCGAGGTGCGGGGTGCGTGGGGTGTCGAACTGCCCATGCGTGAGGTCATGCGCACACCGACCGTCGCAGGGCTGAGCGCGCTCATCGACCAGCTCGGTCCCGCCGACGGCCGGCACGACGGCGACGAATACGAAGAAGGTGCGGTGTGAACGCCAACGACCTGCTCGAAGAGCTGCGGAGCGCCGGTGTCCGTCTGTGGCGCGAAGGCGGGCAACTGAGGTTCAGGGCCCCCCGGGGCGTGATGACCGACGAACGTCTGACGGAGCTGCGCCGCCGCAAGGAGGAGCTGCTGGCCGCCGTGGCCGACATCGCGGAGAGCCCCGAAGCGACGCCCCCCTCCGGTGACGTGCCGGTGTGGGAGGCGCGGCCCGAGGAGCGTGAGGAGCCCTTCCCGCTGACCGACATCCAGTCGGCCTATCTGTTCGGCCGCAATTCCGCCTTCGACTACGGTGGCGTCTCCTGCCACATCTACCAGGAGTTCGAGTACCCGGCGGACCTGGACGCCGAGCGGCTGCAACGGGCGTGGGACGGCCTGGTACGGCGTCACGACACCTTGCGTACGGTCATCTCCGAGGACGGCACCCAGCGTGTCCTGCCCGTGCTGCGGGACACCCGCATCGACGTCACCGATCTGCGTGGAGCGCCCGAGGACACGGTCGGGAAGGCGATCGCCGGAGTGCGGGACGAGCTGTCCCACGCGGTGCATCCTGCGGGTGGGCGCCCGATGTACGAGCTGCGCCTGACCCTGGCGACCGACCGCAGTGTGCTGCACGTGTCGGTGGACTTCATGGCCCTGGACTGGCTGAGCCTGCAGCAGGTGCTGACCGAACTGGACCGCGGCTACCGGCAGCCGGACTCCGAGCCGGCCCCGGTGGACGCCACATTCCGGGACTACGTGCTCGCCGAGCGCAGGCTGCGCGACACCGGACAGTACGCGCGCGACCGCGCCTACTGGACGGACCGTCTCGACGAGCTGCCCGGTGCGCCGGTGCTGCCGCTGCGCGAGGACCACGATCCGGCGACGACGCCGCCGCGCTTCCGCCGTCTGACGGCGACACTGGACGACCGTGTGTGGCGGTCGCTGAAGGCGCGGGCAGCCGAGCACGGCATCACGCCTGCCAACGCGGTGCTCGCCGCGTACGCGGAGACGATCGGCCGCTGGAGCGGCGTCGACCGGTTCTGCCTCGGGCTGCCCGTCCTCAACCGGATGCCGCTGCATCCGCAGGTGGACCGGCTGCTGGGCGACTTCACCTCGCTGAGCCTGCTCGCCGTCGGATGCGAGGGCGGGACCAGCTTCGTCGAACGGGCCCGCGCGCTGGGCGAGCGGGTCTTCGACGACCTCGACCACCGGCTGTACAGCGGTGTCGAAGTGCTGCGAGAACTCACCAGGCGCCGGGGCCGCGAGGCCGCCGCGCTGCCGGTGGTGTTCACCGGCAGCATCGGTGTCGGCGGCGGCGCGGTGTCGGAGGCGGGCAGGAAGCCACGGCCGGTCCACGGGATCAGCCAGACACCGCAGGTGTGGATCGACTGCCAGGTGGGCGACCAGTACGGCGGCCTGGACATGAACTGGGACGTACGTGAGGGGATCTTCCCCGACGGTGTGGTGGACGACATGTTCGCCGCGTTCGAGGGGCTTCTGCACCGGCTGGCCGAGCACGGGGAGCCGTGGGCCGAGGCCGATCCGCAGCCGCTGCCGGAACAGCAGCGGACGCGGCGGAACGCGGCGAACGCGACGGAGGCCCCCGCGCCGGCCGGCCTGCTGCACGATCCGCTGGTCGCCTACGCGCGCGCGTTCCCGGACCGGGTCGCGGTCATCGACCCGGCCGGGCCGATGACGTACGGGCAGTGGCTGGGCCGTGCCGCAGGGGTCGCCGAAAGGCTGCGGGCAGAGGGCTGCCGTCCCGGTGACTTCGTCGGCGTCCTCATCGACAAGAGCCGGGACCAGGCCGTCGGAGTGCTCGGTGTGCTCCTGGCGGGCGGCGTGTACGTCCCCGTCGACCTCGGCCAGCCCAGGGTCCGCCGCGACCGGA includes:
- a CDS encoding non-ribosomal peptide synthetase, with amino-acid sequence MSSENVGHGVGELVAAPAGMDQDALRGVVSDLLGIELTAADDDSNLFELGLQSLELMRLANRLGRAGVKATFSQLSDDPRLAAWFGMLAPGAVAAPVPQPRSPEAEHEGRTDLPFPLTAVQQAYLIGRSEHQPLGGVSCHAYLEFDAEGVEPRRLERAVRALIERHPMLRVSFADDATQRVMPESPWPGVTLHEFRELSRDEAAAAVTAVRDRLSHRRLDVGRGEVIDVQLSRLPGAVDRLHFNVDLLAADLASIRVLLADLAALYEDPDALEEITCTFGGYVAEQEAVRGQERERARAYWQERLPSLPGGPKLPLAVDPEAVSVPRFVRRSRGLTTEEWRLMERRAGEAGLTPSVVLATAFAMVLGRWSGDERFLLNLPLFDRDLDAHAQINQVVADFTGLVLVEIDLSGGSFADCARAVRKRMHEGIANSAYSGVEVLRDFVRADLDAPRTAPVVFACDLSAPLVPDEFHARFGEATWMISQTPQIWLDHQVYRTRDGGVLLVWDAVEELFPAGVLDVMMSAYEALVHGLLAGGWEGALPDIPLPVAQRRQREAVNAETRTMTRNLLHTAFFEHADARSGQPALLWGEEGATAHDELARRALRIAGALARRGVGPGSCVAVTAPKGADQIAAVLGVLAAGAAYVPIGVDQPAERRARILGLSGARVVLAGGDAPEPAGAGAEVLTIGEALLAPPLGAPVSVDPDDTAYVIFTSGSTGLPKGVEVSHRAAVNTVEDINERFGIGAGDRVLAVSALDFDLSVWDVFGLLAAGGSAVLVPESGRRDAAEWLALCHRHSVTVWNTVPALLDMVLTAADGEPLPGTLRLALLSGDWIGLDLPGRLARSSGRCRLTALGGATEAAIWSNAYEVTAVPDGWPSIPYGRPLRNQKFRVVDGRGRDCPDWVAGELWIGGAGVALGYRGDPGLTAERFPEQDGERWYRTGDLGRYRPDGNLEFLGRLDHQVKINGFRVELGEIETCLQAHPSVAQAVAVPLTEGRRELVAAVVERPPAAAGAPAATVPAGGGRRGSAFLPPVTAAPAESDPHPHEHRLVEVLLAGVVAPLIGDDGDGARYSSVCTVQRPVVDLWLEYLAQRSVLVRRADAAYRHGPRWAEVTDPAWIEQVREAARDTCLDAVATSLEWAGPLFGAIASGDADATALLDDPVLAPEALNDLMPGTADCLGAVADDLRQRAGDAAPPAVAEWDAAGGRGTVRLLDALAPGSVGYTLLGSSPPALDRAGKLLNERGHHTRTAVQGAGAITGQHVHAFDAVVANNVAHRMPDPEVAVATMALLLAPGGRLYLLEREHPTPLALLTALPLEARAGRFEEGRQDSAWLYGRDRWSRACTEAGLSDVRVLRAGDTGEVLLVADRPGTALGADGDELRRWAAERLPEHMVPARFAVLPALPLSGNGKVDRRRIRAVLEQSADRLREVGDPPRGATETFVAERWTKLLALDSVGRDENFFRLGGDSLLATRFVTEVRGAWGVELPMREVMRTPTVAGLSALIDQLGPADGRHDGDEYEEGAV